In Zingiber officinale cultivar Zhangliang chromosome 1A, Zo_v1.1, whole genome shotgun sequence, a genomic segment contains:
- the LOC122002705 gene encoding very-long-chain aldehyde decarbonylase GL1-6-like: MATQPGPLTQWPWQKLGNMKYLLLGPWLAHSVRNFMVRKPGERVTLDLFVFPILLLRLLLGQLWITVSRLQTASSRHRIVEKSLEFEQVDRERNWDDQIILTALIFYMANQLIPGLPHSPWWDSKGVFLLAALHAGPVEFLYYWFHRALHHHYLYSRYHSHHHASIVTEPITSVIHPFAEELVYFLLFSIPLVALVSTGTASLAAGFGYLIYIDFMNYMGHCNFEMVPKWLFNAFPALKYFMYTPSFHSLHHTKFRTNYSLFMPIYDYIYGTMDESSEELYEKSMIKMEEIVDVVHLTHLTTLQSVYHSRIGFASLASKPYSNQFYLWILFPFSYALVLVASIFGTTLTVERNKLKKLHTETWLVPRFTFQYLSAIGKEKINDMIENSILEADKMGARVISLGLLNQDDELNGYGRLYVKRNPMLKVKIVDGTSLATAVLLNHIPEETESVLLVGRVSKLALSLCLALSRKGIKVEVDDEEKYSILKQKMAPELESLLVLSGCCESEIWLCSDGTSEKELKKAREGTHFISVSQFPLKTTRGDCFYHCTPAMLAPKAYENLHACENWLPRRVMSAWRVAGIVHALEGWDTHEFGDVVTDVDKVWRAALAYGFLPFDTINSLAK, translated from the exons ATGGCTACCCAGCCAGGACCCCTCACGCAATGGCCATGGCAGAAGCTTGGCAATATGAAG TATTTGCTGTTGGGTCCATGGCTGGCACACAGCGTGCGCAACTTCATGGTGAGAAAGCCAGGCGAGCGGGTCACGTTGGACCTGTTCGTCTTCCCCATACTGCTGCTGCGGCTGCTGCTCGGCCAGCTCTGGATCACCGTCTCCCGTCTTCAGACGGCCAGCAGCAGGCATCGCATAGTGGAAAAAAGCCTCGAGTTCGAACAAGTGGACAGAGAAAGGAACTG GGATGACCAGATCATCTTGACGGCTCTCATATTTTACATGGCAAATCAGCTCATTCCTGGATTGCCACATTCACCCTGGTGGGACTCTAAAGGAGTGTTCCTCTTGGCAGCTCTTCATGCAGGCCCCGTGGAGTTCCTCTACTACTGGTTTCATCGAGCTCTGCATCACCATTACCTCTATTCTCGTTACCATTCCCATCACCACGCTTCCATCGTCACAGAGCCCATAACAT CTGTGATCCATCCGTTTGCTGAAGAGCTAGTTTACTTCCTGCTCTTCTCAATTCCTTTAGTAGCCCTGGTTTCAACTGGAACAGCTTCCTTGGCAGCAGGATTTGGGTATTTGATTTATATCGATTTCATGAACTACATGGGGCACTGCAACTTTGAGATGGTGCCGAAGTGGCTGTTCAATGCCTTTCCCGCTCTGAAGTACTTCATGTACACTCCCTC GTTTCACTCCCTTCATCACACCAAATTTCGAACTAACTACTCATTGTTCATGCCCATATATGACTACATATATGGGACAATGGACGAGTCTTCGGAAGAGTTATATGAAAAGTCCATGATAAAAATGGAGGAAATTGTCGATGTTGTTCATCTGACCCACTTGACCACTCTGCAATCCGTGTACCATTCACGAATTGGCTTTGCCTCATTAGCTTCTAAGCCATACAGCAACCAGTTCTACTTGTGGATTCTGTTCCCCTTCTCATACGCATTGGTGCTTGTAGCTTCGATATTTGGGACTACCCTCACCGTAGAGAGGAATAAGTTAAAGAAACTGCATACGGAGACATGGCTAGTGCCGAGATTCACCTTCCAA TATTTATCAGCCATtggaaaagagaaaataaatgaCATGATTGAAAATTCTATATTGGAAGCAGATAAGATGGGCGCCAGAGTTATAAGTTTAGGTCTGCTAAACCAA GATGATGAACTGAATGGATATGGTAGGCTTTATGTTAAAAGGAATCCCATGCTGAAGGTAAAAATAGTCGACGGAACTAGCTTAGCAACGGCAGTGCTTCTGAACCACATCCCGGAAGAAACAGAGAGTGTTCTTCTTGTAGGAAGAGTTTCTAAGTTGGCTCTCTCTTTGTGCTTGGCCTTGTCTCGTAAAGGAATCaag GTAGAGGTGGACGACGAAGAAAAATACTCAATTTTGAAGCAAAAAATGGCACCTGAACTCGAGAGCTTGTTGGTTTTATCTGGGTGTTGTGAAAGCGAG ATTTGGCTGTGTAGCGATGGAACTAGTGAAAAGGAACTGAAGAAGGCCCGAGAAGGGACTCATTTTATTTCCGTTTCTCAGTTCCCTCTAAAAACGACACGCGGGGATTGCTTTTATCACTGCACACCTGCAATGCTGGCCCCAAAGGCATACGAGAACCTGCACGCTTGTGAG AATTGGTTGCCAAGGAGGGTGATGAGCGCGTGGCGTGTGGCTGGAATAGTGCATGCGTTAGAAGGGTGGGACACACATGAATTCGGTGACGTGGTGACCGACGTGGACAAAGTTTGGCGAGCTGCTCTTGCCTATGGCTTTCTTCCATTTGATACCATTAATTCTCTTGCAAAATAG